A DNA window from Pseudomonadota bacterium contains the following coding sequences:
- a CDS encoding phosphotransferase family protein: protein MALGLEKLSGFLSEKAEAGSCRITQFEKMSGGAIQENYALDVTFDGGLLNGAHELVLRTDAPSVVEVSHSRAHEFQVLKKAYEAGVMVPEPLWVCSDSSVFGRPFYIMRRVKGVAEGHILVKDEAVKTNAEGLLEHLGGQLAKIHSITPGSHSFDFLKIPDPTPAAAGVEFFRECLDRLPEAYPTIEWGLRWLELNAPENMILVLNHRDYRVGNLMLDNGVLTGILDWEFADWSDFHEDIGWFCARCWRFGNFGLEAGGIGSREAFYRGYTEVSGRSIDPAQAFYWETFAHMRWAVIAIQQGERHVSGGEESLHLALTGRVCAELEWELLRMTDPKNKQRG, encoded by the coding sequence TTGGCATTGGGGTTAGAAAAACTATCAGGGTTTCTCTCTGAAAAGGCTGAAGCAGGTAGTTGCCGCATAACTCAATTTGAGAAGATGAGTGGCGGGGCTATACAGGAAAATTATGCCCTTGATGTGACATTCGACGGTGGTCTTTTAAATGGGGCGCATGAATTGGTTTTGCGAACTGATGCGCCTTCGGTTGTTGAAGTAAGCCATTCCCGTGCCCATGAATTCCAGGTCCTCAAGAAGGCCTATGAAGCGGGTGTTATGGTGCCGGAACCTTTATGGGTCTGTTCAGATTCCTCTGTCTTTGGGCGTCCTTTCTACATAATGCGCAGGGTTAAAGGCGTTGCTGAGGGGCACATACTGGTCAAGGATGAAGCGGTCAAGACAAATGCGGAGGGGCTTCTTGAGCACTTGGGAGGTCAGCTCGCTAAAATCCACTCAATCACGCCAGGCAGCCATTCTTTTGATTTCCTTAAAATTCCTGATCCGACGCCAGCAGCAGCTGGAGTTGAATTTTTTAGAGAGTGTCTAGATAGATTGCCTGAAGCCTACCCAACAATTGAATGGGGTTTGCGTTGGCTCGAATTAAATGCGCCCGAAAATATGATTTTGGTTCTAAATCATCGTGATTATCGTGTAGGTAATCTGATGCTCGATAATGGAGTTCTTACGGGAATTCTGGATTGGGAGTTTGCTGATTGGAGTGATTTTCACGAAGATATTGGATGGTTTTGTGCGCGCTGTTGGCGCTTTGGAAACTTCGGTCTGGAGGCTGGGGGTATAGGGTCGCGCGAAGCATTTTACCGGGGCTATACTGAGGTAAGTGGGAGGAGTATTGATCCGGCCCAGGCTTTTTATTGGGAGACGTTTGCTCACATGCGTTGGGCGGTAATTGCTATTCAACAAGGTGAACGGCATGTGTCTGGAGGAGAGGAATCCCTTCATTTAGCGCTTACCGGTCGGGTCTGCGCCGAGTTAGAATGGGAGTTGCTTCGGATGACTGATCCTAAAAATAAACAAAGAGGTTGA
- a CDS encoding xanthine dehydrogenase family protein subunit M, whose protein sequence is MAGLRYEAPNTVDAAIGLLSEVDGAKVLAGGTDLLVQMREEMIDPDLIVDIKRINETRRIEITSDYVKIGAAMTGAELCENEELAAMWPGVVEAVELIGSWQVQGRATIGGNLCNASPAADSVPAIIASGAKIVVAGPEGVREIPAEKFPQAPGRTALGANEFVVSLVLPVPPKRSGDAYLRFIPRTEMDIAVVGAGVSLSLNEDGTCATARVALGAVAPTALLVHDAMDVLVGSKLDEGTLEKLDKAAREACNPIDDKRGTIEYRTKVAGVLVRRTAAIAWERAQKQNG, encoded by the coding sequence GTGGCAGGATTACGTTACGAAGCGCCTAATACGGTTGATGCAGCTATAGGCTTGTTGTCAGAAGTCGACGGAGCGAAAGTACTCGCTGGTGGAACAGACTTGTTAGTTCAAATGCGTGAAGAAATGATCGATCCAGACCTAATTGTGGACATCAAACGCATCAACGAAACCAGAAGAATTGAAATTACATCCGATTATGTGAAAATCGGTGCTGCCATGACGGGAGCCGAATTGTGTGAAAATGAAGAATTAGCGGCAATGTGGCCGGGAGTGGTCGAGGCTGTCGAATTAATTGGATCGTGGCAAGTGCAGGGCCGTGCTACGATCGGCGGTAATTTGTGTAATGCCTCGCCAGCAGCAGACAGTGTTCCGGCAATAATCGCGTCCGGGGCGAAGATAGTTGTCGCAGGCCCCGAGGGTGTCAGGGAGATTCCGGCTGAGAAATTTCCACAAGCGCCTGGCCGAACTGCTCTTGGAGCTAATGAATTTGTCGTTTCATTGGTATTGCCAGTGCCGCCGAAACGCTCCGGCGATGCTTACCTTCGCTTTATTCCTCGGACAGAAATGGACATTGCAGTGGTGGGAGCCGGCGTTTCTTTGTCTTTGAATGAAGATGGCACGTGCGCGACCGCTCGAGTGGCATTAGGTGCAGTGGCCCCAACTGCATTGCTCGTACATGATGCTATGGATGTCCTTGTAGGTAGTAAGCTGGATGAAGGCACGCTTGAGAAATTGGATAAGGCCGCAAGAGAAGCGTGCAACCCGATTGATGATAAGCGTGGCACAATTGAGTATAGAACAAAAGTAGCTGGGGTATTAGTTCGGCGGACAGCTGCTATTGCATGGGAGAGGGCGCAAAAACAAAATGGCTAA
- a CDS encoding acyl-CoA dehydrogenase family protein — translation MDFNLTERSEASRARIRKIVDDHIIPLESERTNFDEHENIASAPLEKLKELTKKNGLWSLSLPEKWGGRGFSMTEIASCYEEMNRSIFGPVCFNASAPDDGNMRVLSQVARLDQQEKWLPAIAEGKVRSSFIMTEPHPGSGSDPSMMRTRAERKGDKWIVNGHKWYITGAGVAEHFILIARTSQDARKGLSAFLFHRDTPGWRIERRIPIMGPEEHGGHCEIFFEDMEIPDEDRLMDVGDGLKLTQIRLGPARLTHCMRWLGLARRALEIATEYVGKREGFGIKLADRESVQWLLGEAAMEIQIGRMLVMHAAWKLDQGDFARKEISMAKIQVADTLHKAVDTAIQLNGARGYSKDTVLEWIYRYARQARLVDGASEVHKMVLAKNLYADGADFWHWG, via the coding sequence ATGGATTTTAACCTTACGGAACGGTCAGAGGCATCACGAGCGCGGATACGTAAAATCGTAGATGACCATATTATTCCGCTTGAGAGTGAACGAACTAATTTCGACGAGCACGAAAATATAGCATCAGCACCCCTTGAAAAACTGAAAGAGCTAACGAAAAAAAACGGTTTATGGTCCTTGTCCCTTCCCGAAAAATGGGGAGGGCGGGGGTTTTCCATGACTGAGATAGCCTCGTGTTACGAAGAAATGAATCGTTCGATCTTTGGTCCTGTTTGTTTCAATGCTTCTGCGCCTGATGATGGGAATATGCGAGTATTGTCTCAAGTGGCTCGCCTCGATCAGCAGGAAAAGTGGCTGCCCGCCATTGCAGAGGGGAAAGTGCGCTCTTCTTTCATAATGACAGAGCCTCATCCTGGTTCTGGGTCAGACCCGTCGATGATGAGAACTCGAGCTGAGAGAAAGGGAGACAAATGGATAGTCAATGGTCACAAATGGTACATCACTGGTGCCGGAGTTGCTGAACATTTTATCCTTATCGCTCGGACATCACAGGATGCGCGTAAAGGGTTGTCTGCCTTCTTGTTTCACCGCGACACACCAGGATGGAGGATTGAAAGGCGCATTCCGATCATGGGGCCAGAAGAACATGGGGGACATTGCGAGATTTTTTTCGAAGATATGGAAATTCCGGACGAGGATCGACTAATGGATGTTGGGGACGGACTTAAATTAACCCAAATAAGACTGGGTCCGGCTCGATTGACCCATTGCATGCGATGGCTGGGTCTTGCAAGGCGTGCATTAGAAATTGCCACTGAGTACGTGGGCAAGCGTGAGGGGTTTGGTATCAAGCTTGCTGATAGAGAAAGTGTTCAATGGCTGCTTGGCGAAGCGGCAATGGAAATTCAGATTGGTCGGATGCTTGTTATGCATGCGGCATGGAAGTTAGATCAGGGAGACTTCGCTCGCAAGGAAATATCAATGGCGAAAATACAAGTTGCTGATACCCTTCATAAAGCTGTGGATACGGCCATACAGCTCAATGGAGCACGAGGTTATTCGAAGGACACGGTACTTGAATGGATTTACCGCTATGCTCGCCAAGCAAGATTAGTTGATGGAGCTTCTGAAGTTCACAAAATGGTGCTTGCGAAAAATCTTTACGCCGATGGGGCGGACTTTTGGCATTGGGGTTAG
- a CDS encoding isocitrate lyase/PEP mutase family protein has product MSKQLRDLVEQPGILVKPGAYNALSAKIIEAAGFQCCGISGYAVSVSLLGKPDVGLVTLNELAMVTNYVTSSVNIPVLVDVDTGFGNAINVMRTTEDFIKAGAAAIHMEDQVAPKRCGHVAGKEVISIEEAVGKYRAAAKVRDEMDSDFLLVARTDARGVAGGTLDDVITRAKAYAEAGADMIFPEGLVSEEEIERVCQEVSVPIHYNRTGVSPMISKEKLRSYGVKMVSNATGALRTTARAIWDYMHDFSEGDVDYVQQFLSEGKDHPTGDLHSFVGFPDIKALEKEYLPSEDVLKKYEGSLGFQPKPD; this is encoded by the coding sequence ATGTCAAAGCAATTACGCGACCTTGTCGAGCAGCCAGGTATTCTGGTCAAGCCGGGTGCTTATAATGCACTGAGTGCCAAAATTATTGAGGCGGCAGGGTTTCAGTGTTGTGGCATCTCTGGGTATGCAGTTTCCGTAAGTCTACTAGGAAAACCGGATGTCGGACTTGTAACATTGAATGAGCTTGCAATGGTCACTAATTATGTGACCAGTTCAGTCAACATCCCAGTTCTCGTAGATGTGGATACAGGATTTGGTAACGCCATAAATGTTATGCGGACAACTGAAGATTTTATTAAGGCCGGTGCGGCAGCTATTCATATGGAAGATCAGGTAGCGCCAAAAAGGTGCGGTCATGTTGCTGGAAAAGAGGTGATATCCATAGAAGAGGCGGTTGGTAAGTACCGTGCTGCAGCTAAAGTTCGGGACGAAATGGATTCGGATTTTCTATTGGTAGCTCGCACCGATGCGCGCGGTGTAGCGGGAGGGACATTGGATGACGTAATCACTCGGGCCAAGGCCTATGCCGAGGCTGGAGCGGATATGATTTTTCCCGAGGGTCTGGTGTCTGAAGAGGAAATTGAACGTGTGTGCCAAGAGGTTTCAGTGCCTATTCACTATAATCGCACCGGTGTTTCCCCGATGATCTCGAAGGAGAAACTCAGATCATATGGCGTCAAAATGGTCAGCAATGCTACCGGAGCGCTTCGAACAACTGCTCGTGCTATCTGGGATTATATGCACGATTTTTCGGAAGGCGACGTGGATTATGTGCAACAATTTCTGTCCGAAGGCAAAGACCACCCTACAGGAGACCTTCACTCATTTGTGGGCTTTCCTGACATAAAGGCATTAGAGAAGGAGTATCTCCCCTCCGAGGATGTGCTGAAAAAATACGAGGGTTCTTTGGGTTTTCAGCCTAAGCCTGATTAA
- a CDS encoding TauD/TfdA family dioxygenase has protein sequence MTEAAGKISFENRAYDRFELTPIAGALGAEVVGVDVNNLDEETFDDLYAAWLQYQVLAIRGQKLTPEQQKEFGRRFGELQPHVFNKSIEGHPEITEILKTEDETLNNGGRWHTDQQYRPEPAKMTMLYAHEMPPHGGDTSFSSTYLGYETLSDGMKETLAGLKGVNNGDSKNHPTGLTRMERQKAGVGTIPQIDPGDAVTISEHPIIRTHPETGRKVLYVGSHTERIAGWTKDESAALLDYLKTHNGQLHHTCRIKWEVGTITMWDNRCCLHFALNDYHGYRRRVHKLLIKGDVPF, from the coding sequence ATGACAGAAGCAGCAGGAAAAATATCCTTTGAAAACCGGGCTTACGACCGGTTCGAATTAACTCCCATTGCGGGAGCGCTGGGCGCTGAAGTCGTTGGTGTAGATGTTAATAACCTTGATGAAGAAACATTTGATGATCTTTACGCGGCCTGGCTACAATACCAAGTCCTAGCAATTAGAGGTCAAAAACTGACCCCAGAGCAACAAAAAGAATTTGGCCGCCGCTTTGGTGAGTTACAGCCGCATGTGTTCAACAAGTCGATCGAGGGTCATCCGGAAATTACGGAGATTCTGAAAACAGAGGATGAAACCCTCAATAATGGTGGGCGCTGGCACACGGACCAGCAATACAGGCCGGAGCCAGCCAAAATGACAATGCTATATGCGCATGAAATGCCGCCTCATGGAGGCGATACCTCATTCTCAAGCACCTATCTTGGCTATGAGACTTTATCTGATGGCATGAAAGAAACACTAGCCGGCTTAAAGGGCGTAAATAATGGCGATAGCAAAAATCACCCTACCGGCCTAACTCGGATGGAACGTCAAAAAGCTGGTGTGGGGACAATACCCCAAATCGACCCAGGTGATGCTGTTACTATTTCGGAGCATCCTATCATTCGAACACATCCGGAAACGGGGCGAAAAGTTTTATATGTGGGTTCTCATACGGAGCGAATTGCAGGCTGGACAAAAGATGAAAGTGCGGCACTTCTGGATTACTTGAAAACTCACAATGGCCAGCTTCATCATACGTGCAGAATAAAATGGGAGGTCGGCACCATTACTATGTGGGATAATCGCTGTTGCCTTCATTTTGCGTTGAACGATTATCACGGGTATAGGCGTCGCGTGCACAAGTTACTAATTAAGGGGGACGTACCGTTTTAA
- a CDS encoding LLM class flavin-dependent oxidoreductase, which translates to MGLKIGYLLPTRENIMEGRPAAAPILSLAEKAESLGYDSIWIGDSILARPRHDPITLMAAVAARTSKVKIGTAVLIPMLRNPVVLAHQIATVDQISEGRIVLGMGIASDVPNIRAEFEACGVPWEKRVGRFLEGVRLCKALWTGEEVDWNGIWKIQKGIIGPTPYQKGGPHIWGGGAVPGALKRAARYFDGWFPTGPDAEGYGKLLKEVRQLTAAEGRNPDEVTASIYLTIAIDNNPQVANERIDEYLYSYYHARPDILKKRQACFGGTIEGAVDWLQEYVEQGAQHIVLRFAGDHENNISRLARVKEKLNV; encoded by the coding sequence ATGGGCCTTAAAATTGGTTATCTCTTGCCGACGCGTGAAAATATAATGGAAGGGCGTCCTGCTGCTGCGCCAATACTCTCGCTTGCTGAAAAAGCAGAAAGTTTGGGGTACGATTCGATTTGGATAGGTGATTCCATACTTGCACGCCCAAGACATGATCCAATAACATTAATGGCTGCAGTTGCCGCTCGGACGTCTAAAGTAAAGATTGGTACGGCTGTTTTAATACCGATGCTTCGGAACCCAGTTGTACTGGCACATCAAATCGCAACCGTTGATCAAATATCGGAAGGAAGGATTGTCCTTGGAATGGGCATAGCCTCCGATGTGCCAAATATACGCGCAGAGTTTGAAGCATGCGGAGTTCCGTGGGAAAAAAGAGTTGGCCGTTTCTTAGAAGGTGTTAGGCTTTGCAAGGCTTTGTGGACTGGCGAAGAAGTTGATTGGAACGGAATTTGGAAGATACAGAAGGGTATTATTGGTCCCACGCCGTATCAAAAAGGTGGTCCTCATATTTGGGGTGGAGGCGCAGTCCCGGGAGCTTTAAAGCGTGCCGCGCGTTATTTTGATGGTTGGTTTCCCACCGGACCTGACGCTGAAGGTTATGGTAAGCTGTTGAAAGAGGTGCGGCAGTTAACTGCAGCTGAGGGGCGTAATCCTGACGAGGTAACCGCCTCTATATATCTTACAATTGCCATTGATAATAACCCTCAAGTAGCAAACGAACGGATCGATGAATATTTATATAGCTATTACCATGCGCGGCCGGACATTCTCAAAAAGAGACAAGCATGTTTTGGAGGCACTATAGAGGGAGCTGTTGATTGGCTGCAGGAGTATGTTGAACAAGGCGCACAACATATTGTTCTCAGATTTGCTGGAGATCATGAAAATAACATTAGCAGATTAGCCAGGGTTAAAGAGAAGCTCAACGTGTGA
- a CDS encoding 2-hydroxyacid dehydrogenase, translating to MSNEEKIVFLYRVGHIPQEIVDHALNTVPNGYTLTFSPEEHSDEERRALVADADHLICYGRGFDDFDVATKAKIFQVLSAGFDRFDIPAFTKAGIPICNNGGANAPTVAEHAIMLMLSVFKKLPVHHNGLHNGEWIGHRYGLEMRELRGKQVGIVGFGHIGQQVARIANGFLATVAFFDPLEISQSVKDEYKASQMNFNKLLETSDVITVHTPLNNATRGMMNKEAFSQMKNSAIFISTARGPVTVEADLINALDVGQIAGAGLDVFEEEPTPNNNKLFNRDNVVVTPHMAGTTIDTSYRRIAFAFENIQRVSRGEKPLAIINTDFQN from the coding sequence ATGAGCAATGAAGAAAAAATCGTCTTTCTCTATCGTGTTGGACACATCCCCCAAGAGATTGTCGATCACGCATTAAACACCGTGCCAAACGGATACACACTGACGTTTTCACCAGAAGAACACAGCGATGAAGAACGCAGGGCATTAGTCGCCGATGCGGACCATCTTATCTGTTATGGCAGAGGCTTCGACGACTTTGACGTTGCGACAAAGGCGAAAATTTTTCAGGTATTGAGCGCAGGCTTTGACCGTTTTGATATTCCTGCTTTTACGAAGGCGGGAATTCCCATTTGCAATAATGGGGGCGCTAACGCGCCGACGGTTGCCGAACACGCCATAATGCTCATGCTTTCAGTCTTTAAAAAGTTACCGGTCCATCATAACGGTCTCCACAACGGAGAATGGATCGGCCACCGATACGGACTGGAAATGCGCGAACTGCGTGGCAAACAAGTAGGAATTGTAGGTTTCGGTCATATCGGTCAACAGGTAGCACGCATTGCTAATGGATTTCTGGCCACCGTGGCGTTCTTTGATCCTCTTGAGATTTCGCAGTCTGTGAAGGACGAATATAAGGCAAGCCAGATGAACTTTAATAAACTCCTTGAAACTTCAGATGTGATTACCGTTCATACCCCTCTCAACAATGCAACACGCGGCATGATGAACAAGGAAGCTTTTTCGCAGATGAAAAATTCAGCGATATTTATCAGCACGGCGCGGGGGCCGGTAACGGTAGAGGCAGATCTCATCAACGCGCTCGATGTTGGTCAGATCGCCGGTGCCGGATTGGATGTCTTTGAAGAAGAGCCAACTCCAAACAACAATAAATTATTCAATCGCGATAACGTAGTGGTGACGCCCCATATGGCAGGAACAACTATAGACACCTCCTACAGAAGAATTGCTTTTGCCTTTGAAAATATTCAGAGGGTTTCTCGCGGAGAGAAACCTCTGGCCATAATTAATACTGACTTTCAAAACTAG
- the hemH gene encoding ferrochelatase codes for MDEKHPIIPSSKVGILIINLGTPDSTGYWDVRRYLSEFLSDRRVIEMSPLLWQPILQGIILSIRPSRSAKAYERVWNNAADESPLRTITRDQARRLASLMDDHLVVDWAMRYGSPSIAKKLSEFRDMGCDRILLAALYPQYSATTSATAYDKAFDALKKMRWQPAIRTLPPYHDDPAYISALKTSVEKHLSDLEWEPDVILTSFHGLPVKYFRAGDPYHCHAAKTSRLLGESLGLSTDKIKLTFQSRFGPAAWLEPYTDEVLAQLAESGKKNIVVITPGFSADCLETLDEIENESRAHFIRAGGKNFSVIPCLNASDESIAMLAKILSRELEGWCISN; via the coding sequence ATGGATGAAAAGCACCCCATAATACCGAGTTCTAAGGTTGGAATTTTGATCATTAACTTGGGGACCCCTGACAGCACGGGCTATTGGGATGTTAGACGTTATTTAAGCGAATTTCTGAGTGATCGACGCGTTATTGAGATGAGCCCATTACTCTGGCAACCCATTCTTCAGGGAATAATATTGTCCATACGCCCGAGCCGAAGTGCAAAAGCTTATGAGAGAGTTTGGAACAACGCGGCCGATGAGTCACCACTTCGCACTATCACCCGCGATCAGGCAAGACGCCTTGCGTCCCTGATGGACGATCATTTAGTCGTGGATTGGGCCATGCGTTACGGATCACCATCCATAGCTAAAAAGCTTTCAGAGTTTAGAGATATGGGATGTGACCGTATATTGCTCGCGGCATTGTATCCCCAATATAGCGCCACCACGTCGGCAACAGCTTATGATAAAGCTTTTGATGCGCTTAAAAAAATGCGTTGGCAACCCGCTATCCGTACTTTGCCTCCTTACCACGATGATCCAGCCTACATTAGTGCATTGAAGACATCGGTGGAAAAACACTTATCGGATTTAGAATGGGAACCCGACGTAATTTTAACGTCTTTTCATGGTCTTCCGGTGAAATATTTTCGGGCGGGAGACCCATATCATTGTCATGCTGCAAAAACATCAAGATTGCTCGGTGAGAGTCTTGGCCTGAGCACCGATAAAATTAAGCTGACTTTTCAGTCTCGGTTTGGTCCCGCTGCATGGTTGGAACCTTACACGGATGAGGTGCTTGCTCAGCTAGCAGAATCTGGGAAAAAAAATATCGTGGTTATAACACCAGGATTTTCAGCGGATTGCCTCGAGACATTGGATGAAATTGAAAATGAAAGCCGCGCTCATTTTATTCGTGCTGGCGGAAAGAATTTTTCGGTTATTCCTTGTTTGAATGCGAGTGACGAAAGTATCGCTATGTTAGCAAAAATTTTAAGCCGCGAATTAGAAGGTTGGTGTATTTCGAACTGA
- a CDS encoding GAF domain-containing protein — MTTKGLKNNKTVAGADSAGSAEQLRALLDRTTTKLHQTEFLLSVTRKISGLKNLSDILWALIQLTTEELGADRGSLFLNDPMTGELYTRIAQGDLTREIRILNNTGIAGAVFQSGVSEIIHNAYDDDRFNAKVDEQTGFKTKNIICAPIKTARGETIGVIQILNKKKGRFTKHELRLVEGITSQASISLQNAQGIEEMERTREKEMQFLDIVSDVTAEIELGTLLQRVMVESTKMLNADRATLFLNDTKTNELFTRVAMGEGIGEIRMPNDVGIAGAVYQSQETINIPHAYADLRFNPSFDKKTGYFTSSILCVPVINKDGECIGCTQALNKKGGSFNKEDEARLQAFTQQVAIALENAKLFEDVAKERAYNHSMLTSMSNAVITIDDDGKVITCNKAGLKLFKVQNVDIIGKGADQFFKNERAWIFEKIKTCEETRENEYLIDVEFEVGTEIDDSIEMVSANISFLPLDNQDPEGRMDQVQDHLGTLIVIEDISQEKRMKSTMSRYIDPGIADQLMDKGADIMGGRETEVTLLFSDVRSFTTITESLGAQGTVTLLNDYFNIMVEAISEQGGMVDKFIGDAIMAGFGIPVSHDDDEDRAVRAGVNMIKRLWEWNEIREKEGQMPVDMGLGLNTDKVVSGNIGSSKRMDYTMIGDGVNLAARLESACKAYSARILISDFTFKKLKGTYQIRYIDDVIVKGKTEPVGVREVLDYHNQNSFPNLMDTVNHFNEGRISFKSGDWDKSIKSFKECLKANPIDKLSKTYIERCEIMKKKNPKKWDGIWVMQSK; from the coding sequence TTGACTACCAAGGGTTTAAAAAACAACAAAACCGTTGCTGGTGCAGACAGCGCTGGATCAGCAGAACAACTGAGGGCTTTATTAGACCGGACCACGACTAAGCTCCACCAAACTGAATTTCTGCTTTCTGTTACGCGCAAAATTTCAGGGTTGAAAAATTTAAGTGATATTTTGTGGGCACTTATTCAATTGACAACGGAAGAACTGGGTGCAGACCGAGGCAGTCTTTTTTTGAATGATCCGATGACTGGTGAGCTCTACACAAGAATTGCTCAAGGCGATCTCACCCGGGAAATCCGAATACTCAATAACACCGGTATTGCTGGAGCTGTTTTTCAGTCTGGTGTGAGTGAGATTATCCACAATGCTTACGATGATGACAGATTCAATGCGAAAGTCGATGAACAAACAGGATTTAAAACAAAAAATATAATTTGTGCTCCAATTAAGACGGCGAGGGGCGAGACGATTGGGGTTATACAAATTCTTAATAAAAAGAAAGGACGCTTTACCAAACATGAGCTCCGATTGGTCGAGGGCATCACCTCTCAGGCGTCCATTTCACTCCAGAATGCCCAGGGCATCGAGGAAATGGAAAGGACACGAGAAAAAGAAATGCAATTTCTTGACATTGTTTCTGATGTCACCGCTGAGATTGAGCTTGGAACATTGCTCCAACGGGTAATGGTTGAGTCTACGAAAATGCTCAATGCGGACCGAGCAACATTATTTTTAAACGATACCAAAACTAACGAACTATTTACTCGTGTTGCGATGGGTGAGGGAATAGGGGAAATCAGAATGCCAAACGATGTTGGGATAGCTGGTGCTGTATATCAATCACAAGAGACCATCAACATTCCCCACGCTTATGCTGATCTAAGATTTAATCCCAGCTTTGATAAGAAAACTGGATACTTTACCAGCTCTATTCTTTGTGTACCGGTAATCAATAAAGATGGGGAATGTATTGGGTGCACACAGGCACTTAACAAGAAGGGAGGCAGTTTTAATAAAGAAGACGAGGCTCGTCTCCAGGCTTTTACGCAGCAGGTAGCTATTGCTTTGGAAAATGCAAAGCTGTTTGAGGACGTGGCTAAAGAGCGTGCTTATAATCATAGTATGCTTACCAGCATGTCCAACGCTGTTATCACTATCGATGATGATGGAAAAGTTATCACCTGTAACAAAGCGGGTTTGAAACTTTTTAAGGTGCAAAATGTTGATATTATCGGGAAAGGTGCGGATCAATTTTTCAAAAATGAACGCGCGTGGATTTTTGAGAAAATCAAAACCTGTGAAGAGACGAGAGAGAATGAATACCTTATTGATGTTGAGTTTGAGGTTGGTACTGAAATAGACGACAGTATTGAAATGGTATCTGCAAATATAAGTTTTCTACCTTTAGATAATCAGGACCCTGAGGGAAGAATGGATCAAGTGCAGGATCATTTAGGCACGCTGATTGTTATCGAAGATATCTCTCAAGAAAAGCGCATGAAATCGACCATGTCGAGGTATATAGATCCCGGGATTGCCGACCAACTTATGGACAAAGGTGCGGACATAATGGGAGGTCGGGAAACTGAAGTTACGTTACTTTTTTCTGACGTACGTAGTTTCACGACGATAACGGAAAGCCTTGGGGCTCAAGGAACAGTTACCCTCCTCAATGATTACTTTAACATAATGGTAGAGGCAATCAGTGAGCAAGGAGGGATGGTTGATAAATTTATCGGCGACGCCATCATGGCCGGGTTTGGAATACCCGTTTCACATGACGATGATGAAGATCGTGCGGTACGGGCCGGCGTAAATATGATTAAAAGACTTTGGGAGTGGAATGAAATCCGCGAAAAAGAAGGTCAAATGCCGGTTGACATGGGCTTGGGGCTTAACACTGACAAGGTAGTGTCTGGAAATATAGGGTCTTCAAAGCGAATGGATTATACGATGATTGGAGACGGGGTAAATCTTGCAGCTCGTCTTGAAAGCGCTTGTAAGGCCTACTCGGCGCGCATTTTAATTAGTGATTTCACATTCAAAAAATTGAAAGGTACCTACCAAATCAGATACATTGATGATGTCATTGTAAAAGGGAAAACGGAGCCTGTGGGAGTGAGAGAGGTCTTAGATTATCACAATCAAAATAGCTTTCCGAACCTTATGGATACAGTCAATCATTTCAATGAAGGGCGTATTTCTTTTAAATCGGGAGATTGGGATAAGAGTATCAAGTCCTTTAAGGAGTGTTTGAAGGCCAATCCAATAGATAAATTATCCAAGACATACATTGAACGCTGCGAAATCATGAAAAAGAAAAATCCAAAAAAGTGGGATGGCATTTGGGTGATGCAATCGAAATGA
- a CDS encoding DUF6285 domain-containing protein → MERNSPTAKDLLETAISLLRNQVLPNTPTSQKLNLLMISSAMAIAARELNGSIELEVTTISNLKRLYPNEMRADFAELKSILSSDIRSGKFDDSDAVYSVLVENTRRRLEISNPRHLKYSESK, encoded by the coding sequence GTGGAACGTAATAGTCCAACCGCTAAGGATTTGCTGGAGACAGCAATATCTCTCTTGCGTAATCAGGTCCTCCCGAATACGCCAACTTCACAAAAATTGAATCTGCTTATGATTTCCAGCGCCATGGCCATTGCAGCTCGTGAATTAAACGGATCGATTGAGCTTGAGGTAACGACTATATCAAATTTAAAGAGGCTTTATCCCAACGAGATGCGCGCGGATTTCGCTGAATTAAAGAGTATTCTTTCTTCTGATATTCGATCTGGTAAATTTGATGACAGTGATGCGGTCTACTCAGTGCTTGTAGAAAATACCCGAAGGCGTCTTGAAATAAGTAATCCTCGGCATCTGAAATATTCCGAAAGCAAATAA